In a single window of the Pseudomonas sp. B21-015 genome:
- the folE gene encoding GTP cyclohydrolase I FolE, with the protein MSLEQNYTEILGQLGEDASREGLLDTPKRAAKAMQYLCRGYEQTLEEVTNGALFSSDNSEMVLVKDIELYSLCEHHLLPFIGKAHVAYIPSGKVLGLSKVARIVDMYARRLQIQENLSRQIADAVQQVTGALGVAVVIEAKHMCMMMRGVEKQNSTMITSVMLGEFRENAATRSEFLSLIK; encoded by the coding sequence ATGTCCCTGGAACAGAATTACACCGAGATTCTCGGCCAATTGGGCGAGGACGCCTCCCGCGAGGGCCTGCTCGACACGCCAAAACGTGCCGCCAAAGCCATGCAGTACCTCTGCCGCGGTTATGAACAGACACTGGAAGAGGTCACCAACGGTGCCTTGTTCAGCTCCGACAACAGCGAGATGGTGCTGGTCAAGGACATCGAGCTCTACTCGTTGTGCGAGCACCATCTGCTGCCGTTCATCGGCAAGGCCCACGTTGCCTACATTCCGAGCGGCAAGGTCCTGGGGCTGTCGAAAGTCGCGCGCATCGTCGATATGTACGCCCGCCGCCTGCAGATCCAGGAAAACCTCAGCCGCCAGATCGCCGATGCGGTCCAGCAAGTCACCGGCGCCCTGGGCGTTGCGGTGGTGATCGAGGCCAAGCACATGTGCATGATGATGCGCGGTGTGGAGAAACAGAATTCGACGATGATCACCTCGGTGATGCTCGGCGAGTTCCGCGAAAACGCAGCCACCCGCAGTGAGTTTCTCAGCCTGATCAAGTAA
- a CDS encoding glutathione S-transferase N-terminal domain-containing protein: MFVKALRVGLGQLIIFIDFITRPGKKQRPAAAQAQVETAAKDLTLYQFHACPFCVKTRRTLRRLNVPVALRDAKNNEQDRQALLEQGGKIKVPCLRIEENGQTTWMYESKVIIDYLDKRFAAA; this comes from the coding sequence GTGTTCGTAAAAGCGCTTCGTGTCGGCCTCGGCCAATTGATCATCTTCATCGACTTCATCACTCGTCCAGGCAAGAAGCAGCGCCCCGCCGCCGCTCAGGCTCAGGTCGAAACGGCCGCCAAGGACCTGACCCTGTATCAGTTCCACGCCTGCCCGTTCTGCGTGAAAACCCGCCGCACCCTGCGTCGCCTGAACGTTCCAGTGGCCTTGCGCGATGCCAAGAACAACGAACAGGATCGCCAGGCCCTGCTGGAGCAAGGTGGCAAGATCAAGGTGCCGTGCCTGCGCATCGAAGAGAATGGCCAGACTACCTGGATGTATGAGTCCAAGGTGATCATTGATTACCTGGATAAGCGGTTTGCTGCGGCCTGA
- a CDS encoding NCS2 family permease: protein MESRKSEASTLELSPPLRNGWLERIFKLSLHGTTVKTELIAGLTTFITMAYIIFVNPNIMADAGIDHGAAFVATCIAAALGCLLMGLYANWPVGLAPGMGLNAFFTYTVVGTMGYNWETALGAVFVSGVLFMFLTFSRIREWLLNSIPVSLRFAMGAGVGLFLGLIGLKTAGIVVDSPATLIKLGSLREPGPLLAAICFLMIAVLSYHKVFGAILISIITVTLAGWGLGLVHYEGIMSAPPSLAPTWMAMNVAGVFNVSMISVVLAFLFVHMFDTAGTLMGVAQRANLVNADGRIENLSRAMKADSASSVFGAMVGVPPVTSYVESAAGVAAGGRTGLTAVAVGVLFIAAMFFAPLAGMIPAYATAGALIYVAMLMMGGMAHIEWDEATDSIPAIVTAIMMPLTFSVADGIALGFITYVVLKACTGKHKEISVSLWVLCAIFIAKFIFL from the coding sequence GTGGAAAGCCGCAAATCCGAAGCCTCGACGCTGGAACTCTCGCCGCCATTACGCAATGGCTGGCTGGAGCGCATCTTCAAACTCAGCTTGCACGGCACCACGGTGAAGACCGAGCTGATCGCCGGCCTGACAACCTTCATCACCATGGCTTACATCATCTTCGTCAACCCCAACATCATGGCCGACGCCGGGATCGATCACGGTGCCGCGTTCGTCGCCACCTGCATCGCCGCCGCGCTGGGTTGCCTGCTGATGGGGCTGTACGCCAACTGGCCGGTCGGCCTGGCACCGGGCATGGGCCTGAACGCGTTCTTCACCTACACCGTGGTCGGCACCATGGGCTACAACTGGGAAACCGCACTCGGCGCGGTGTTCGTTTCCGGTGTGTTGTTCATGTTCCTGACCTTCTCCCGGATCCGTGAATGGTTGCTCAACAGCATTCCAGTGAGTTTGCGCTTTGCCATGGGCGCCGGTGTGGGCCTGTTTCTGGGGCTGATCGGCCTGAAAACCGCGGGCATCGTCGTCGATAGCCCGGCCACTCTGATCAAACTCGGCTCCCTGCGCGAACCTGGCCCACTACTGGCTGCCATCTGCTTCCTGATGATTGCCGTGCTCAGCTACCACAAAGTGTTCGGCGCGATTCTCATCAGCATCATCACCGTGACTCTGGCCGGTTGGGGCCTGGGCCTGGTGCACTACGAGGGCATCATGTCTGCCCCGCCGAGCCTGGCGCCGACCTGGATGGCCATGAACGTCGCCGGCGTGTTCAACGTCAGCATGATCAGCGTGGTGCTGGCCTTCCTCTTCGTGCACATGTTCGACACTGCCGGCACCTTGATGGGCGTTGCCCAGCGCGCCAATCTGGTGAACGCTGACGGCCGGATCGAAAACCTGTCCCGCGCCATGAAAGCCGACAGCGCCTCTAGCGTCTTCGGCGCCATGGTCGGCGTTCCGCCAGTTACCAGCTACGTGGAAAGTGCCGCTGGCGTAGCCGCTGGTGGCCGGACTGGTCTTACCGCCGTGGCCGTAGGTGTGCTATTTATTGCCGCCATGTTTTTCGCACCGCTGGCTGGCATGATCCCCGCTTATGCAACGGCCGGTGCGCTGATTTATGTGGCAATGCTGATGATGGGCGGCATGGCGCACATCGAATGGGACGAAGCGACCGACAGCATTCCGGCGATCGTCACCGCGATCATGATGCCGCTGACCTTCTCGGTCGCCGACGGTATCGCGCTGGGCTTCATCACTTACGTGGTACTGAAAGCCTGTACCGGTAAGCACAAGGAAATTTCCGTCAGCCTGTGGGTGCTATGCGCGATCTTCATCGCCAAGTTCATCTTCTTGTAA
- a CDS encoding LysE family translocator: protein MSLETWLLFSGAALVVILIPGPLSLLMISNSLNYGLRRSYPAFLGGVIASLCLLSASALGLGALLLASEQLFSALKIVGALYLFYLAWQSWQQSRQPSQGAEVPQAVPVPRFRALFGRAFMLGASNPKDILFFAAFLPQFLSAEQPFLPQLLVMIATWTVLDLLCKLAYGLGAHGAARYLRSGKGQSWFNRVSAGLFSGAGAASLLSR, encoded by the coding sequence ATGAGTCTGGAAACCTGGCTGCTGTTCAGCGGCGCTGCGCTGGTGGTGATCCTGATCCCGGGGCCGCTGTCTTTGCTGATGATCAGCAACAGCCTGAATTACGGTTTACGCCGCTCTTACCCGGCGTTTCTGGGCGGCGTGATTGCGTCGCTCTGCCTGCTCAGTGCTTCGGCGCTTGGCTTGGGCGCATTGTTGCTGGCGTCGGAACAGCTGTTCAGCGCCCTGAAAATCGTTGGCGCGCTGTACCTGTTCTACCTCGCCTGGCAGAGCTGGCAGCAATCGCGTCAGCCATCCCAAGGCGCTGAAGTGCCTCAGGCTGTGCCGGTGCCACGCTTTCGTGCGCTGTTTGGGCGCGCGTTCATGCTCGGCGCCAGTAACCCGAAAGACATTTTGTTCTTTGCCGCGTTCCTGCCGCAGTTTCTGAGCGCCGAGCAACCGTTCCTGCCGCAGTTGCTGGTGATGATTGCCACCTGGACGGTGCTGGATCTGCTGTGCAAGCTGGCTTATGGCCTCGGTGCCCATGGCGCGGCGCGGTATCTGCGCAGTGGCAAGGGGCAGAGCTGGTTTAACCGGGTCAGTGCGGGGTTGTTCAGTGGCGCCGGTGCGGCGTCGTTATTGAGCCGCTAA
- the uraH gene encoding hydroxyisourate hydrolase codes for MGRLTTHVLDAAHGCPGSSIKVELYRVEGSQLEWVATAITNSDGRVDAPLLQGDDYRSGVYQLQFHAGDYYRARGVQLPEPAFLDVVVLRFGISAEQDHYHVPLLISPYSYSTYRGS; via the coding sequence ATGGGACGTTTGACTACACACGTTTTGGACGCTGCACACGGTTGCCCGGGCAGCTCGATCAAGGTCGAGTTGTACCGCGTTGAAGGTTCGCAGCTGGAATGGGTCGCCACTGCGATTACCAACAGCGACGGTCGTGTCGATGCGCCGCTGCTGCAAGGCGATGACTATCGGTCCGGGGTCTATCAGCTTCAGTTTCACGCGGGCGATTACTACCGCGCCCGTGGTGTTCAGCTTCCAGAGCCTGCGTTCCTGGATGTGGTGGTGCTGCGGTTCGGTATCTCTGCCGAACAGGATCACTACCATGTGCCGTTGCTTATTTCGCCTTACAGCTATTCGACCTATAGAGGAAGCTAG
- the puuE gene encoding allantoinase PuuE, with protein MSADYPRDLIGYGSNPPHPHWPGNARIALSFVLNYEEGGERNILHGDKESEAFLSEMVSAQPLQGERNMSMESLYEYGSRAGVWRILKLFKEFDIPLTIFAVAMAAQRHPDVIRAMVEAGHEICSHGYRWIDYQYMDEAQEREHMLEAIRILTEITGERPLGWYTGRTGPNTRRLVMEEGGFLYDCDTYDDDLPYWEPNNPTGKPHLVIPYTLDTNDMRFTQVQGFNKGDDFFEYLKDAFDVLYAEGSDAPKMLSIGLHCRLIGRPARLASLKRFIEYAKSHEQVWFSRRVDIARHWHETHPYQGAAT; from the coding sequence GTGAGCGCTGACTACCCACGCGACCTGATCGGTTACGGCAGTAACCCTCCTCACCCACACTGGCCGGGCAATGCCCGCATCGCCTTGTCCTTCGTGCTCAACTACGAGGAAGGTGGCGAGCGCAATATCCTTCACGGCGATAAAGAGTCCGAAGCCTTCCTTTCGGAAATGGTCTCGGCGCAGCCGCTGCAAGGCGAGCGCAACATGAGCATGGAATCCCTTTACGAGTATGGCAGCCGTGCCGGCGTCTGGCGGATTCTGAAACTGTTCAAGGAATTCGACATCCCGCTGACCATCTTCGCCGTGGCCATGGCCGCCCAGCGCCACCCGGACGTGATCCGCGCGATGGTCGAGGCCGGCCACGAAATCTGCAGCCACGGCTATCGCTGGATCGACTACCAGTACATGGACGAAGCGCAGGAACGCGAGCACATGCTCGAAGCGATCCGCATCCTCACCGAAATCACCGGCGAGCGCCCGTTGGGCTGGTACACCGGCCGCACCGGCCCGAACACCCGTCGGCTGGTGATGGAAGAAGGCGGTTTCCTCTACGACTGCGACACCTACGACGACGACCTGCCCTACTGGGAACCGAACAACCCGACCGGCAAGCCGCACCTGGTGATTCCGTACACCCTGGACACCAACGACATGCGTTTCACCCAGGTCCAGGGCTTCAACAAGGGCGACGACTTTTTCGAATACCTCAAAGACGCCTTCGACGTGCTGTATGCCGAAGGCAGCGATGCGCCGAAGATGCTGTCGATCGGCCTGCACTGCCGGCTGATTGGCCGCCCGGCGCGCCTGGCCTCGCTCAAACGCTTTATCGAATACGCTAAAAGTCATGAACAGGTGTGGTTCAGCCGTCGCGTCGACATCGCTCGCCACTGGCACGAAACCCACCCGTATCAAGGGGCTGCGACATGA
- the uraD gene encoding 2-oxo-4-hydroxy-4-carboxy-5-ureidoimidazoline decarboxylase, whose translation MSHFQTLKPSTLSRDAFVAAFADIYEHSPWVAEKAFDLGVDASIDDIETLHQRMSDILLSADHTSQLALINAHPDLAGKAAVQGQLTEASTHEQAGAGIHQCSSDEFQRFTELNDAYKAKFKFPFIMAVKGSNRHQILAAFETRIHNSVDTEFKCALAEINKIALFRLLTL comes from the coding sequence ATGAGCCACTTCCAAACCCTGAAGCCATCGACTTTGAGCCGCGACGCGTTTGTCGCCGCCTTCGCCGACATCTACGAACACTCGCCATGGGTGGCCGAAAAGGCCTTCGACCTGGGCGTGGACGCTTCGATCGACGACATCGAAACCCTGCACCAGCGCATGAGCGACATTTTGTTGAGCGCTGATCACACAAGCCAACTGGCCCTGATCAACGCTCACCCGGACCTCGCCGGCAAAGCGGCCGTCCAGGGCCAACTGACCGAAGCCAGCACCCATGAACAGGCTGGCGCCGGTATTCACCAATGCTCGAGCGATGAGTTTCAACGCTTCACCGAGCTGAACGACGCCTACAAAGCCAAGTTCAAGTTTCCCTTCATCATGGCGGTAAAAGGCAGCAACCGGCATCAGATCCTCGCGGCGTTCGAAACGCGCATTCACAACTCGGTCGACACCGAATTCAAATGCGCGCTGGCGGAGATCAACAAGATCGCGTTGTTCCGATTACTGACCCTATAA
- the alc gene encoding allantoicase — protein MKAYAVPFEKFVNLADARLGTKIISVTDDWFADANRLFQPTPAVWKEGVFDDNGKWMDGWESRRKRFEGYDSAVIRLGVPGSIKGVDIDTSFFTGNFPPSASLEACFLTSGEPDENTQWTEVLSAVELQGNSHHYHEITNDQAFSHLRFNIYPDGGVARLRVYGIPFRDWSAVGDNEQVDLAAALNGGRALACSDEHFGRMSNILNPGRGINMGDGWETARRRTPGNDWVIVALGHAGEVEKVIVDTLHFKGNYPDTCSIQGAFVKGGTDSQIETQSLFWRELLPSQKLEMHAEHTFAEQIKALGPITHIRLNVFPDGGVSRLRVLGKVAK, from the coding sequence ATGAAAGCTTACGCCGTACCTTTCGAGAAGTTCGTCAACCTGGCCGACGCCCGCCTGGGCACCAAAATCATCTCGGTCACCGATGACTGGTTCGCAGATGCCAACCGTCTGTTCCAACCGACCCCGGCCGTGTGGAAGGAGGGCGTGTTCGATGACAACGGCAAGTGGATGGACGGCTGGGAGTCGCGCCGCAAGCGCTTCGAAGGCTACGACAGCGCGGTGATCCGCCTGGGCGTACCGGGCTCGATCAAAGGCGTGGACATCGACACTTCATTCTTCACCGGCAACTTCCCGCCGTCGGCTTCCCTGGAAGCCTGCTTCCTGACCTCCGGCGAGCCGGACGAAAACACCCAGTGGACTGAAGTGCTGTCGGCCGTCGAGCTGCAAGGCAACAGCCACCACTACCACGAAATCACCAACGACCAGGCCTTCAGCCACCTGCGCTTCAACATCTACCCGGATGGCGGCGTGGCCCGTCTGCGTGTGTACGGCATTCCGTTCCGCGACTGGTCAGCTGTGGGCGACAACGAACAGGTCGACCTGGCCGCAGCTCTGAACGGTGGCCGTGCGCTGGCCTGCTCCGACGAACACTTCGGCCGCATGAGCAACATCCTCAACCCGGGCCGTGGCATCAACATGGGCGATGGCTGGGAAACCGCCCGTCGTCGCACGCCGGGCAATGACTGGGTGATCGTCGCACTGGGTCATGCCGGCGAGGTCGAGAAAGTCATCGTCGACACCCTGCACTTCAAGGGCAACTACCCGGACACGTGCTCGATCCAGGGTGCATTCGTGAAAGGCGGCACCGACAGCCAGATCGAAACCCAATCGCTGTTCTGGCGCGAATTGCTGCCGAGCCAGAAGCTGGAAATGCACGCCGAACACACCTTCGCCGAGCAGATCAAGGCACTGGGCCCGATCACCCACATCCGCCTGAATGTGTTCCCGGATGGTGGTGTGAGCCGCCTGCGCGTTTTGGGCAAGGTCGCGAAGTAA
- a CDS encoding ureidoglycolate lyase has product MRTLTIEPLTKEAFAPFGDVIETDGSDHFMINNGSTMRFHKLAVVETATPEDKAIISIFRADAQDMPLTVRMLERHPLGSQAFIPLLGNPFLIVVAPLGDEPVSGLVRAFVTNGRQGINYHRGVWHHPVLTIEKRDDFLVVDRSGTGNNCDEHFFKEDECLILAPHQ; this is encoded by the coding sequence ATGCGCACATTGACGATTGAACCGCTGACCAAAGAAGCCTTCGCCCCTTTCGGTGACGTGATCGAAACCGACGGTAGCGATCACTTCATGATCAACAACGGTTCGACCATGCGCTTTCACAAACTGGCTGTGGTCGAAACCGCCACGCCAGAGGACAAGGCGATCATCAGCATCTTCCGCGCCGACGCGCAGGACATGCCGCTGACCGTCCGCATGCTGGAGCGTCATCCGCTGGGCAGCCAGGCTTTCATTCCGCTGCTCGGCAACCCCTTTCTGATCGTGGTCGCGCCACTTGGCGATGAACCTGTATCAGGCTTGGTCCGCGCCTTCGTCACCAACGGCAGGCAGGGCATTAATTACCATCGCGGCGTCTGGCACCACCCGGTGCTGACGATCGAAAAGCGGGATGACTTCCTGGTGGTTGATCGCAGTGGCACAGGCAACAACTGCGATGAGCATTTTTTCAAAGAGGATGAGTGTTTGATCCTCGCCCCCCACCAATAA
- a CDS encoding urate hydroxylase PuuD: MEAHLLEWLNLSVRWVHMITGVAWIGASFYFVWLENNLNRVNPKNGLAGDLWAIHGGGIYHLEKYKLAPPTMPDNLHWFKWEAYFTWLSGIALLCVVFYSNPTLYLLAPGSTLSGPEGVAIGLGSLFIGWFIYSFLCDSALGKRPALLGFILFVLIIGAAYGFSKVFSGRGAYLHVGAIIGTIMVGNVFRIIMPAQRALVAAIAENRTPDPALPAKGLLRSRHNNYFTLPVLFIMISNHFPSTYGSQYNWLILAGIAVLAVLVRHYFNTRHDSHKFAWTLPVAAVGMICLAYVTGPAPMSSAPEVAKAPGTIEYQPLPETALGGGAKPEAAKPAAPAAAPAQASNQGPTFDKVHSVIQERCAVCHSAKPTSPLFSAAPAGVMFDTPEQIRQNAARIQAQAVTSQIMPLGNITQMTQQERDLIGAWIVQGAATH, from the coding sequence GTGGAAGCACATCTGTTGGAATGGCTGAACCTGAGCGTGCGCTGGGTTCACATGATCACTGGCGTGGCCTGGATCGGTGCATCGTTCTATTTCGTCTGGCTGGAAAACAACCTCAACCGGGTCAACCCGAAAAACGGGCTGGCGGGCGATTTGTGGGCGATCCACGGCGGCGGCATCTACCACCTGGAAAAATACAAACTGGCTCCACCGACCATGCCGGACAACCTGCACTGGTTCAAATGGGAAGCCTATTTCACCTGGCTGTCGGGGATCGCGCTGCTGTGCGTGGTGTTCTACTCCAACCCGACGCTGTACCTGCTGGCACCGGGCAGCACCCTGAGCGGCCCTGAAGGCGTAGCCATCGGCCTCGGCTCGCTGTTCATCGGCTGGTTCATCTACTCCTTCCTCTGCGACTCGGCCCTGGGCAAACGCCCTGCCCTGCTGGGCTTCATCCTGTTCGTGCTGATCATCGGCGCCGCTTACGGCTTCAGCAAAGTGTTCAGCGGTCGGGGTGCGTACCTGCATGTCGGCGCCATCATCGGCACCATCATGGTCGGCAACGTGTTCCGCATCATCATGCCGGCCCAACGCGCATTGGTGGCGGCGATTGCCGAGAACCGCACGCCCGACCCGGCGCTGCCGGCCAAAGGCTTGCTGCGTTCGCGGCACAACAACTACTTCACCTTGCCGGTGCTGTTCATCATGATCAGCAACCACTTCCCGAGCACCTACGGCAGCCAATACAACTGGCTGATCCTGGCCGGGATCGCGGTGCTGGCGGTGTTGGTGCGTCACTACTTCAACACCCGTCATGACAGCCACAAGTTTGCCTGGACCCTGCCCGTCGCGGCAGTTGGCATGATTTGCCTGGCGTACGTCACGGGGCCGGCGCCGATGTCCAGCGCGCCTGAAGTGGCCAAGGCACCTGGGACTATCGAGTACCAGCCGCTGCCAGAAACCGCCCTTGGCGGTGGTGCCAAACCTGAAGCTGCAAAACCCGCTGCACCTGCCGCTGCACCGGCCCAAGCCTCGAATCAGGGCCCGACGTTCGACAAGGTTCACAGCGTCATTCAGGAGCGTTGCGCGGTCTGTCACTCGGCCAAACCCACCAGCCCGCTGTTCAGTGCGGCACCCGCCGGCGTGATGTTCGACACGCCAGAACAGATCCGCCAAAACGCCGCTCGCATTCAGGCTCAAGCCGTCACCAGCCAGATCATGCCACTGGGCAACATCACCCAGATGACCCAGCAGGAACGTGACCTGATCGGTGCGTGGATTGTTCAGGGCGCTGCGACCCATTAA